A region from the Candidatus Alcyoniella australis genome encodes:
- a CDS encoding MogA/MoaB family molybdenum cofactor biosynthesis protein, protein MAIDWGLITLSDKGAVGQREDTAGAAITQIMRDAGHQRLDYTMIPDEAQQIEQTLIDWCDSGRMGLILTCGGTGLSPRDVTPEATLRVIQRAVPGFAEAMRAASLRITPHAMLSRSVSGVRGQTLIINLPGSRKAAIENLEVVLPALAHAVDKLRGDPADCAIG, encoded by the coding sequence GACTGGGGACTGATCACACTCTCCGATAAAGGGGCCGTCGGCCAACGCGAGGATACGGCGGGTGCGGCGATCACTCAGATCATGCGCGACGCCGGGCATCAGCGTCTGGACTACACAATGATCCCCGACGAGGCGCAGCAAATCGAGCAAACGTTGATCGATTGGTGCGATTCGGGGCGCATGGGTCTGATCCTGACCTGTGGCGGCACCGGTCTCTCGCCGCGCGACGTCACACCCGAGGCCACGCTACGCGTGATCCAGCGCGCGGTGCCGGGGTTTGCCGAGGCGATGCGCGCGGCCAGCCTGCGCATCACGCCCCACGCGATGCTCAGCCGCTCGGTCAGCGGCGTGCGCGGGCAGACCCTGATCATCAACCTGCCGGGAAGCCGCAAGGCGGCGATCGAAAATCTCGAGGTCGTGCTGCCGGCATTGGCGCACGCCGTGGACAAGCTGCGCGGCGACCCCGCGGACTGCGCCATCGGCTAA
- a CDS encoding septal ring lytic transglycosylase RlpA family protein, with product MDRATTHRAVGALLLALMLSALVAGCAPKPVDGPYGYSETGYASWYGPGFHGKRTASGEIYNMYDYTAAHKQLPFGTLVQVENLENHKVVAVRINDRGPFVRGRIIDLSYTAAQDLNMIRAGVVKVRIQVMPATQLPTGFLPAQQQETFAAIRGF from the coding sequence ATGGATCGAGCGACCACCCACCGCGCGGTGGGTGCGCTTCTGCTTGCGCTGATGCTGTCGGCACTGGTTGCGGGATGCGCGCCCAAGCCCGTTGACGGGCCCTACGGGTATAGCGAGACCGGCTACGCCTCGTGGTACGGCCCGGGGTTTCACGGCAAGCGCACCGCCTCGGGTGAGATCTACAACATGTACGACTACACCGCCGCGCATAAGCAACTGCCGTTCGGCACCCTGGTGCAGGTCGAGAACCTGGAGAATCACAAGGTGGTGGCGGTCAGGATCAACGATCGCGGGCCGTTCGTGCGCGGACGGATCATCGATCTGTCCTACACCGCGGCCCAGGATTTGAACATGATTCGGGCCGGCGTTGTGAAAGTGCGGATCCAGGTGATGCCCGCCACGCAGCTGCCCACGGGATTCCTACCTGCGCAACAGCAGGAAACGTTCGCCGCGATCCGCGGTTTTTAA
- a CDS encoding tetratricopeptide repeat protein — translation MRPTQLRAAALSNQRLRGLDLRGMDLRDASFADCGFERCRLEGLRNARFINCTLERTSLELGQGPGCQWSDCRFDRCDIALYGRAPRVAHRTRLCLQRRARGLSCAVLKLLPAALRLLWRMLKSLWLLSTAAEPLGRSKSRRIIRSVLGALAVAALLTLSWLMLQPDLESMSIEQLNLRAANLSAANRPGAAAQVYGYIIEQRAAPEQRHHFSLLQAGSLVEAGRIEEAIEVYQRLIDQGATPEIYLNLGTLIETSRGAQQAREFYGESLKRTVDPGLRSALEGQLRRLGGLATE, via the coding sequence ATGAGACCGACGCAACTGCGGGCAGCCGCGCTTAGCAACCAGCGGCTGCGTGGGCTGGACCTGCGCGGGATGGACCTGCGCGATGCGAGTTTCGCGGACTGCGGCTTTGAGCGTTGTCGACTCGAGGGCCTGCGCAACGCGCGCTTTATCAACTGCACGCTGGAGCGCACCAGCCTTGAGCTGGGCCAGGGGCCGGGCTGCCAATGGTCGGATTGCCGCTTCGATCGCTGCGACATCGCGCTCTACGGCCGTGCGCCGCGCGTTGCGCATCGGACGCGGCTTTGTCTGCAACGCCGCGCGCGCGGACTGTCGTGCGCTGTGCTGAAATTGCTTCCGGCCGCGCTGCGCTTGCTGTGGCGGATGCTCAAATCGCTGTGGCTGCTGTCCACCGCTGCCGAGCCTCTGGGCCGCAGCAAGTCACGGCGGATTATCCGCAGCGTGCTCGGCGCGCTGGCCGTGGCCGCGTTGCTGACGCTCTCGTGGCTGATGCTGCAACCGGACCTGGAGAGCATGAGCATCGAGCAACTCAACCTTCGCGCAGCCAACCTCTCGGCCGCCAACCGGCCCGGCGCCGCGGCGCAGGTCTACGGCTACATCATTGAGCAACGCGCCGCGCCCGAACAGCGCCATCACTTCAGCCTGCTGCAAGCCGGCAGCTTGGTGGAGGCGGGCCGAATCGAAGAGGCGATCGAGGTCTACCAACGGCTGATCGACCAGGGAGCCACGCCCGAGATCTACCTTAATCTGGGTACCTTGATCGAGACTTCGCGCGGAGCGCAGCAGGCGCGCGAGTTTTACGGCGAGAGTCTTAAACGAACCGTTGACCCGGGGCTGCGCTCGGCCCTGGAGGGCCAGCTGCGGCGACTGGGCGGCTTGGCAACGGAATGA